A single window of Ictalurus furcatus strain D&B chromosome 3, Billie_1.0, whole genome shotgun sequence DNA harbors:
- the eif3s10 gene encoding eukaryotic translation initiation factor 3 subunit A isoform X2, whose product MPAYFQRPENALKRANEFLEVGKKQPALDVLYDVIKSKKHRTWQKIHEPIMLKYLELCVDLRKSHLAKEGLYQYKNICQQVNIKSLEDVVRAYLKLAEEKTETAKEESQQMVLDIEDLDNIQTPESVLLSAVSGEDTQDRTDRLLLTPWVKFLWESYRQCLDLLRNNSKVERLYHDIAQQAFKFCLQYTRKAEFRKLCDNLRMHLGQIQRHHNQSTAINLNNPESQSMHLETRLVQLDSAISMELWQEAFKAVEDIHGLFALSKKPPKPQLMANYYNKVSTVFWKSGNALFHASTLHRLYHLSREMRKNLTQEEMQRMSTRVLLATLSIPITPERTDIARLLDMDGIIVEKHRRLATLLGLQSPPTRQSLINDMVRFNLLQYIVSDVKELYNWLEVEFHPLKLCGRVTKVLNWVRDQAEKEPDLQHYVPHLQSNTILRLLQQVAQIYQSIEFSRLASLVPFVDAFQLERSIVDAARHCDLQVRIDHTSRTLSFGSDLNYSTKEDAPVGPFLQNMPSEQIRNQLTAMSSAMAKAIQIIKPASILQEREEQSQQAITAYLKNARKEHQRILARRQTIEERKERLESLNIQREKEELEQREAELQKVRKAEEERLRQEAKEREKERIMQEHEQIKKKTVRERLEQIKKTELGAKAFKDIDIEDLEELDPDFIMAKQVEQLEKEKKELQERLKNQEKKIDYFERAKRLEEIPMIKKAYEEQRIKDMELWELQEEERISNMKVEREKALEHKKRMSRMIEDKENFVSKITAARSFIYEEKLKQFQERLVEERKQRLEERKKQRKEERRNSFYRQKEEEAQRIREEQLKKEREERERQEQEQREEEEREYQERLRKLEEQERKQRARQQEIEERERRKEEEMRRPPEEKPSKDWGEKEEGGGWRRRTETNDSEWRRPVPDKDWRQEGREEPEREEREPSFRRSGESSRRGPSDDRGLRRGFDDDRGPRRGGFDDDRGPRRGGFDDDRGPRRGGFDDDRGPRRGGFDDDRGPRRGGFDDERGPRRGGFDDERGPRRGTDEDRGPRRGFDDDRGPRRGLDEPKGSRRGADDDWGPRRGGSGDDERGGGGRRGGDDPRPWKPLGKPETSPKAGGWREREKAREESWGPPRNAGTRDDDDGENDEDENREGERFRERRPPREEGVWRKGGSDEPSSWRDSRRDDFDRDDRRERRDLRDRRDDRDRDRPLPRDPDDGGSWRRGGEDRRDERKDDAPPRPRERDGERSSWRTEKEKDNPRRTKNETDDDGWTTVRR is encoded by the exons AACATTCAGACCCCAGAGAG CGTGCTGCTGAGTGCTGTGAGTGGAGAGGACACTCAGGACCGTACTGATCGTCTGCTGCTCACTCCTTGGGTCAAATTCCTGTGGGAGTCGTATCGCCAGTGTCTGGACCTGCTGAGGAACAACTCCAAAGTGGAGCGTCTGTACCATGACATCGCGCAGCAAG CTTTCAAGTTCTGCTTGCAGTACACCCGCAAGGCCGAGTTCCGTAAGCTGTGCGATAACCTACGCATGCACCTGGGTCAGATCCAGAGGCACCACAACCAGAGCACGGCCATCAACCTGAACAACCCCGAGAGCCAGTCGATGCACTTGGAGACTCGTTTGGTGCAGCTGGACAGCGCCATCAGCATGGAGCTCTGGCAG GAAGCTTTCAAGGCAGTCGAGGATATCCATGGACTGTTTGCCCTCTCGAAGAAGCCCCCCAAGCCCCAGCTAATGGCCAACTACTACAACAAGGTGTCCACGGTGTTCTGGAAGTCGGGTAACGCTCTGTTCCACGCCAGCACGCTGCACCGCCTCTACCATCTCTCCAGAGAAATGAGGAAGAACCTCACCCAGGAGGAAATGCAGAG GATGTCGACTCGTGTGCTTTTGGCCACTCTGTCCATCCCTATAACCCCGGAGCGTACTGATATCGCCCGCCTGTTGGATATGGACGGGATTATTGTGGAGAAGCACCGCAGACTGGCCACTTTGCTTGGCCTGCAGTCGCCACCCACTCGCCAGAGCCTCATCAACGATATG GTGCGGTTCAATCTTCTCCAGTACATCGTCTCTGACGTCAAGGAGCTGTACAACTGGCTGGAGGTGGAATTCCATCCCCTCAAACTGTGTGGACGGGTCACCAAG GTGCTGAACTGGGTGAGGGATCAGGCCGAGAAGGAGCCTGACCTGCAGCATTACGTTCCTCACTTACAGAGCAACACCATTCTTAGACTTCTGCAGCAG GTGGCTCAGATCTATCAGAGCATCGAGTTCAGCAGGCTGGCCTCTCTGGTGCCGTTTGTGGATGCCTTCCAGCTGGAGCGCTCCATCGTTGATGCTGCACGTCACTGTGACCTGCAG GTGCGTATTGACCATACGTCCCGAACACTAAGCTTTGGCTCGGATCTGAACTACTCGACTAAAGAGGACGCCCCCGTGGGACCGTTCCTGCAGAACATGCCTTCTGAACAGATCCGTAACCAGCTCACGGCCATGTCCTCCGCTATGGCCAAGGCCATTCAGATCATCAAACCGGCCTCCATTCTG CAAGAACGGGAGGAGCAGAGTCAGCAGGCCATCACTGCCTACCTTAAAAACGCTCGTAAGGAGCACCAGCGCATCCTGGCTCGTCGCCAGACCATCGAGGAGCGCAAGGAGCGTCTGGAGAGCCTGAACATCCAGCGTGAGAAGGAGGAGCTGGAGCAGCGCGAGGCCGAGCTCCAGAAGGTGCGCAAAGCCGAGGAGGAGCGCCTGCGCCAAGAGGccaaggagagggagaaggagcgCATCATGCAGGAGCACGAGCAGATCAAGAAGAAGACCGTGCGCGAGCGCCTCGAGCAAATCAAGAAGACCGAGCTGGGAGCCAAAGCGTTTAAAGACATCGACATTGAG GATCTGGAGGAGTTGGACCCTGATTTCATCATGGCCAAACAGGTGGAGCAGctggagaaagagaagaaagagctGCAGGAACGCTTAAAGAATCAGGAAAAGAAG atcGACTACTTTGAAAGGGCGAAGCGTTTGGAGGAAATCCCCATGATTAAAAAAGCCTACGAGGAACAGCGCATCAAAGATATGGAGCTGTGGGAGCTCCAGGAGGAGGAGAGG ATCAGCAACATGAAAGTGGAGCGTGAGAAGGCTCTCGAGCACAAAAAGAGGATGTCCAGGATGATTGAGGATAAGGAGAACTTCGTATCTAAAATAACAGCTGCCCGAAGTTTCATCTACGAG gaaaaactGAAGCAGTTCCAGGAGCGCTTGGTCGAGGAGAGGAAGCAGCGCCTCGAAGAGCGCAAGAAACAGCGCAAGGAGGAGCGACGAAACTCCTTCTATCGCCAGAAAGAGGAGGAGGCCCAGAGGATCCGGGAGGAACAGCTGAAAAAGG AGCGTGAGGAGCGCGAGCGTCAGGAGCAGGagcagagggaggaggaggagcgcgAGTACCAGGAGCGCCTGCGCAAGCTAGAGGAGCAGGAGAGGAAGCAGCGTGCCAGGCAACAGGAAATCGAGGAGCGCGAACGGCGtaaggaggaggagatgagaAGGCCCCCGGAGGAGAAGCCCAgcaaa GACTGGGGTGAAAAGGAAGAGGGCGGGGGGTGGAGGAGGCGTACAGAGACCAACGACTCGGAGTGGAGACGCCCCGTTCCTGACAA GGACTGGCGTCAGGAAGGGCGCGAAGAACCCGAGCGCGAGGAGCGTGAGCCATCCTTTAGAAGAAGCGGAGAGAGTTCCCGCCGTGGGCCTTCGGATGACCGAGGCCTTCGTAGGGGCTTTGATGACGATCGTGGTCCCAGGCGTGGTGGCTTTGATGACGATCGTGGTCCCAGGCGTGGTGGCTTTGATGACGACCGTGGTCCCAGGCGTGGTGGCTTTGATGACGATCGTGGTCCCAGGCGTGGTGGCTTTGATGACGACCGTGGTCCCAGGCGTGGTGGCTTTGATGACGAGCGCGGTCCCAGGCGAGGTGGCTTTGATGACGAGCGCGGCCCCAGACGCGGTACAGATGAGGATCGTGGACCGAGAAGGGGATTTGATGATGACCGTGGTCCCCGGCGCGGATTGGATGAGCCCAAAGGATCGAGACGTGGCGCTGATGATGACTGGGGTCCTAGGAGAGGCGGCAGTGGTGATgatgagagaggaggaggaggaaggagggGCGGTGATGACCCCAGGCCTTGGAAACCTTTGGGTAAACCAG AAACCTCCCCCAAAGCAGGTGgttggagagagagggagaaggccCGTGAGGAGAGCTGGGGTCCTCCGCGTAACGCTGGTACTCGTGATGATGACGATGGCGAAAACGATGAAGACGAGAATCGTGAGGGAGAGCGTTTCCGAGAGCGGCGTCCTCCCAG ggaGGAGGGAGTCTGGAGGAAAGGCGGATCTGATGAACCCAGCAGTTGGCGTGACAGTCGACGTGACGACTTTGATCGCGACGATCGGCGTGAACGCCGTGACCTCAGAGATCGCAGGGATGACCGTGATCGTGACAGGCCCTTGCCCCGGGACCCTGATGATG GCGGATCGTGGCGCCGTGGAGGAGAAGACCGCCGAGACGAACGCAAGGATGACGCTCCGCCAAGACCACGTGAGCGCGATGGGGAAAGAAGTTCCTGGcgcacagagaaagaaaaggacaaCCCACGCCGCACCAAGAACGAGACGGACGACGACGGCTGGACCACAGTGCGCCGCTAA
- the eif3s10 gene encoding eukaryotic translation initiation factor 3 subunit A isoform X5, whose protein sequence is MPAYFQRPENALKRANEFLEVGKKQPALDVLYDVIKSKKHRTWQKIHEPIMLKYLELCVDLRKSHLAKEGLYQYKNICQQVNIKSLEDVVRAYLKLAEEKTETAKEESQQMVLDIEDLDNIQTPESVLLSAVSGEDTQDRTDRLLLTPWVKFLWESYRQCLDLLRNNSKVERLYHDIAQQAFKFCLQYTRKAEFRKLCDNLRMHLGQIQRHHNQSTAINLNNPESQSMHLETRLVQLDSAISMELWQEAFKAVEDIHGLFALSKKPPKPQLMANYYNKVSTVFWKSGNALFHASTLHRLYHLSREMRKNLTQEEMQRMSTRVLLATLSIPITPERTDIARLLDMDGIIVEKHRRLATLLGLQSPPTRQSLINDMVRFNLLQYIVSDVKELYNWLEVEFHPLKLCGRVTKVLNWVRDQAEKEPDLQHYVPHLQSNTILRLLQQVAQIYQSIEFSRLASLVPFVDAFQLERSIVDAARHCDLQVRIDHTSRTLSFGSDLNYSTKEDAPVGPFLQNMPSEQIRNQLTAMSSAMAKAIQIIKPASILQEREEQSQQAITAYLKNARKEHQRILARRQTIEERKERLESLNIQREKEELEQREAELQKVRKAEEERLRQEAKEREKERIMQEHEQIKKKTVRERLEQIKKTELGAKAFKDIDIEDLEELDPDFIMAKQVEQLEKEKKELQERLKNQEKKIDYFERAKRLEEIPMIKKAYEEQRIKDMELWELQEEERISNMKVEREKALEHKKRMSRMIEDKENFVSKITAARSFIYEEKLKQFQERLVEERKQRLEERKKQRKEERRNSFYRQKEEEAQRIREEQLKKEREERERQEQEQREEEEREYQERLRKLEEQERKQRARQQEIEERERRKEEEMRRPPEEKPSKDWGEKEEGGGWRRRTETNDSEWRRPVPDKDWRQEGREEPEREEREPSFRRSGESSRRGPSDDRGLRRGFDDDRGPRRGGFDDDRGPRRGGFDDDRGPRRGGFDDDRGPRRGGFDDDRGPRRGGFDDERGPRRGGFDDERGPRRGTDEDRGPRRGFDDDRGPRRGLDEPKGSRRGADDDWGPRRGGSGDDERGGGGRRGGDDPRPWKPLGKPGGWREREKAREESWGPPRNAGTRDDDDGENDEDENREGERFRERRPPREEGVWRKGGSDEPSSWRDSRRDDFDRDDRRERRDLRDRRDDRDRDRPLPRDPDDGGSWRRGGEDRRDERKDDAPPRPRERDGERSSWRTEKEKDNPRRTKNETDDDGWTTVRR, encoded by the exons AACATTCAGACCCCAGAGAG CGTGCTGCTGAGTGCTGTGAGTGGAGAGGACACTCAGGACCGTACTGATCGTCTGCTGCTCACTCCTTGGGTCAAATTCCTGTGGGAGTCGTATCGCCAGTGTCTGGACCTGCTGAGGAACAACTCCAAAGTGGAGCGTCTGTACCATGACATCGCGCAGCAAG CTTTCAAGTTCTGCTTGCAGTACACCCGCAAGGCCGAGTTCCGTAAGCTGTGCGATAACCTACGCATGCACCTGGGTCAGATCCAGAGGCACCACAACCAGAGCACGGCCATCAACCTGAACAACCCCGAGAGCCAGTCGATGCACTTGGAGACTCGTTTGGTGCAGCTGGACAGCGCCATCAGCATGGAGCTCTGGCAG GAAGCTTTCAAGGCAGTCGAGGATATCCATGGACTGTTTGCCCTCTCGAAGAAGCCCCCCAAGCCCCAGCTAATGGCCAACTACTACAACAAGGTGTCCACGGTGTTCTGGAAGTCGGGTAACGCTCTGTTCCACGCCAGCACGCTGCACCGCCTCTACCATCTCTCCAGAGAAATGAGGAAGAACCTCACCCAGGAGGAAATGCAGAG GATGTCGACTCGTGTGCTTTTGGCCACTCTGTCCATCCCTATAACCCCGGAGCGTACTGATATCGCCCGCCTGTTGGATATGGACGGGATTATTGTGGAGAAGCACCGCAGACTGGCCACTTTGCTTGGCCTGCAGTCGCCACCCACTCGCCAGAGCCTCATCAACGATATG GTGCGGTTCAATCTTCTCCAGTACATCGTCTCTGACGTCAAGGAGCTGTACAACTGGCTGGAGGTGGAATTCCATCCCCTCAAACTGTGTGGACGGGTCACCAAG GTGCTGAACTGGGTGAGGGATCAGGCCGAGAAGGAGCCTGACCTGCAGCATTACGTTCCTCACTTACAGAGCAACACCATTCTTAGACTTCTGCAGCAG GTGGCTCAGATCTATCAGAGCATCGAGTTCAGCAGGCTGGCCTCTCTGGTGCCGTTTGTGGATGCCTTCCAGCTGGAGCGCTCCATCGTTGATGCTGCACGTCACTGTGACCTGCAG GTGCGTATTGACCATACGTCCCGAACACTAAGCTTTGGCTCGGATCTGAACTACTCGACTAAAGAGGACGCCCCCGTGGGACCGTTCCTGCAGAACATGCCTTCTGAACAGATCCGTAACCAGCTCACGGCCATGTCCTCCGCTATGGCCAAGGCCATTCAGATCATCAAACCGGCCTCCATTCTG CAAGAACGGGAGGAGCAGAGTCAGCAGGCCATCACTGCCTACCTTAAAAACGCTCGTAAGGAGCACCAGCGCATCCTGGCTCGTCGCCAGACCATCGAGGAGCGCAAGGAGCGTCTGGAGAGCCTGAACATCCAGCGTGAGAAGGAGGAGCTGGAGCAGCGCGAGGCCGAGCTCCAGAAGGTGCGCAAAGCCGAGGAGGAGCGCCTGCGCCAAGAGGccaaggagagggagaaggagcgCATCATGCAGGAGCACGAGCAGATCAAGAAGAAGACCGTGCGCGAGCGCCTCGAGCAAATCAAGAAGACCGAGCTGGGAGCCAAAGCGTTTAAAGACATCGACATTGAG GATCTGGAGGAGTTGGACCCTGATTTCATCATGGCCAAACAGGTGGAGCAGctggagaaagagaagaaagagctGCAGGAACGCTTAAAGAATCAGGAAAAGAAG atcGACTACTTTGAAAGGGCGAAGCGTTTGGAGGAAATCCCCATGATTAAAAAAGCCTACGAGGAACAGCGCATCAAAGATATGGAGCTGTGGGAGCTCCAGGAGGAGGAGAGG ATCAGCAACATGAAAGTGGAGCGTGAGAAGGCTCTCGAGCACAAAAAGAGGATGTCCAGGATGATTGAGGATAAGGAGAACTTCGTATCTAAAATAACAGCTGCCCGAAGTTTCATCTACGAG gaaaaactGAAGCAGTTCCAGGAGCGCTTGGTCGAGGAGAGGAAGCAGCGCCTCGAAGAGCGCAAGAAACAGCGCAAGGAGGAGCGACGAAACTCCTTCTATCGCCAGAAAGAGGAGGAGGCCCAGAGGATCCGGGAGGAACAGCTGAAAAAGG AGCGTGAGGAGCGCGAGCGTCAGGAGCAGGagcagagggaggaggaggagcgcgAGTACCAGGAGCGCCTGCGCAAGCTAGAGGAGCAGGAGAGGAAGCAGCGTGCCAGGCAACAGGAAATCGAGGAGCGCGAACGGCGtaaggaggaggagatgagaAGGCCCCCGGAGGAGAAGCCCAgcaaa GACTGGGGTGAAAAGGAAGAGGGCGGGGGGTGGAGGAGGCGTACAGAGACCAACGACTCGGAGTGGAGACGCCCCGTTCCTGACAA GGACTGGCGTCAGGAAGGGCGCGAAGAACCCGAGCGCGAGGAGCGTGAGCCATCCTTTAGAAGAAGCGGAGAGAGTTCCCGCCGTGGGCCTTCGGATGACCGAGGCCTTCGTAGGGGCTTTGATGACGATCGTGGTCCCAGGCGTGGTGGCTTTGATGACGATCGTGGTCCCAGGCGTGGTGGCTTTGATGACGACCGTGGTCCCAGGCGTGGTGGCTTTGATGACGATCGTGGTCCCAGGCGTGGTGGCTTTGATGACGACCGTGGTCCCAGGCGTGGTGGCTTTGATGACGAGCGCGGTCCCAGGCGAGGTGGCTTTGATGACGAGCGCGGCCCCAGACGCGGTACAGATGAGGATCGTGGACCGAGAAGGGGATTTGATGATGACCGTGGTCCCCGGCGCGGATTGGATGAGCCCAAAGGATCGAGACGTGGCGCTGATGATGACTGGGGTCCTAGGAGAGGCGGCAGTGGTGATgatgagagaggaggaggaggaaggagggGCGGTGATGACCCCAGGCCTTGGAAACCTTTGGGTAAACCAG GTGgttggagagagagggagaaggccCGTGAGGAGAGCTGGGGTCCTCCGCGTAACGCTGGTACTCGTGATGATGACGATGGCGAAAACGATGAAGACGAGAATCGTGAGGGAGAGCGTTTCCGAGAGCGGCGTCCTCCCAG ggaGGAGGGAGTCTGGAGGAAAGGCGGATCTGATGAACCCAGCAGTTGGCGTGACAGTCGACGTGACGACTTTGATCGCGACGATCGGCGTGAACGCCGTGACCTCAGAGATCGCAGGGATGACCGTGATCGTGACAGGCCCTTGCCCCGGGACCCTGATGATG GCGGATCGTGGCGCCGTGGAGGAGAAGACCGCCGAGACGAACGCAAGGATGACGCTCCGCCAAGACCACGTGAGCGCGATGGGGAAAGAAGTTCCTGGcgcacagagaaagaaaaggacaaCCCACGCCGCACCAAGAACGAGACGGACGACGACGGCTGGACCACAGTGCGCCGCTAA
- the eif3s10 gene encoding eukaryotic translation initiation factor 3 subunit A isoform X4: MPAYFQRPENALKRANEFLEVGKKQPALDVLYDVIKSKKHRTWQKIHEPIMLKYLELCVDLRKSHLAKEGLYQYKNICQQVNIKSLEDVVRAYLKLAEEKTETAKEESQQMVLDIEDLDNIQTPESVLLSAVSGEDTQDRTDRLLLTPWVKFLWESYRQCLDLLRNNSKVERLYHDIAQQAFKFCLQYTRKAEFRKLCDNLRMHLGQIQRHHNQSTAINLNNPESQSMHLETRLVQLDSAISMELWQEAFKAVEDIHGLFALSKKPPKPQLMANYYNKVSTVFWKSGNALFHASTLHRLYHLSREMRKNLTQEEMQRMSTRVLLATLSIPITPERTDIARLLDMDGIIVEKHRRLATLLGLQSPPTRQSLINDMVRFNLLQYIVSDVKELYNWLEVEFHPLKLCGRVTKVLNWVRDQAEKEPDLQHYVPHLQSNTILRLLQQVAQIYQSIEFSRLASLVPFVDAFQLERSIVDAARHCDLQVRIDHTSRTLSFGSDLNYSTKEDAPVGPFLQNMPSEQIRNQLTAMSSAMAKAIQIIKPASILQEREEQSQQAITAYLKNARKEHQRILARRQTIEERKERLESLNIQREKEELEQREAELQKVRKAEEERLRQEAKEREKERIMQEHEQIKKKTVRERLEQIKKTELGAKAFKDIDIEDLEELDPDFIMAKQVEQLEKEKKELQERLKNQEKKIDYFERAKRLEEIPMIKKAYEEQRIKDMELWELQEEERISNMKVEREKALEHKKRMSRMIEDKENFVSKITAARSFIYEEKLKQFQERLVEERKQRLEERKKQRKEERRNSFYRQKEEEAQRIREEQLKKEREERERQEQEQREEEEREYQERLRKLEEQERKQRARQQEIEERERRKEEEMRRPPEEKPSKQDWGEKEEGGGWRRRTETNDSEWRRPVPDKDWRQEGREEPEREEREPSFRRSGESSRRGPSDDRGLRRGFDDDRGPRRGGFDDDRGPRRGGFDDDRGPRRGGFDDDRGPRRGGFDDDRGPRRGGFDDERGPRRGGFDDERGPRRGTDEDRGPRRGFDDDRGPRRGLDEPKGSRRGADDDWGPRRGGSGDDERGGGGRRGGDDPRPWKPLGKPGGWREREKAREESWGPPRNAGTRDDDDGENDEDENREGERFRERRPPREEGVWRKGGSDEPSSWRDSRRDDFDRDDRRERRDLRDRRDDRDRDRPLPRDPDDGGSWRRGGEDRRDERKDDAPPRPRERDGERSSWRTEKEKDNPRRTKNETDDDGWTTVRR, from the exons AACATTCAGACCCCAGAGAG CGTGCTGCTGAGTGCTGTGAGTGGAGAGGACACTCAGGACCGTACTGATCGTCTGCTGCTCACTCCTTGGGTCAAATTCCTGTGGGAGTCGTATCGCCAGTGTCTGGACCTGCTGAGGAACAACTCCAAAGTGGAGCGTCTGTACCATGACATCGCGCAGCAAG CTTTCAAGTTCTGCTTGCAGTACACCCGCAAGGCCGAGTTCCGTAAGCTGTGCGATAACCTACGCATGCACCTGGGTCAGATCCAGAGGCACCACAACCAGAGCACGGCCATCAACCTGAACAACCCCGAGAGCCAGTCGATGCACTTGGAGACTCGTTTGGTGCAGCTGGACAGCGCCATCAGCATGGAGCTCTGGCAG GAAGCTTTCAAGGCAGTCGAGGATATCCATGGACTGTTTGCCCTCTCGAAGAAGCCCCCCAAGCCCCAGCTAATGGCCAACTACTACAACAAGGTGTCCACGGTGTTCTGGAAGTCGGGTAACGCTCTGTTCCACGCCAGCACGCTGCACCGCCTCTACCATCTCTCCAGAGAAATGAGGAAGAACCTCACCCAGGAGGAAATGCAGAG GATGTCGACTCGTGTGCTTTTGGCCACTCTGTCCATCCCTATAACCCCGGAGCGTACTGATATCGCCCGCCTGTTGGATATGGACGGGATTATTGTGGAGAAGCACCGCAGACTGGCCACTTTGCTTGGCCTGCAGTCGCCACCCACTCGCCAGAGCCTCATCAACGATATG GTGCGGTTCAATCTTCTCCAGTACATCGTCTCTGACGTCAAGGAGCTGTACAACTGGCTGGAGGTGGAATTCCATCCCCTCAAACTGTGTGGACGGGTCACCAAG GTGCTGAACTGGGTGAGGGATCAGGCCGAGAAGGAGCCTGACCTGCAGCATTACGTTCCTCACTTACAGAGCAACACCATTCTTAGACTTCTGCAGCAG GTGGCTCAGATCTATCAGAGCATCGAGTTCAGCAGGCTGGCCTCTCTGGTGCCGTTTGTGGATGCCTTCCAGCTGGAGCGCTCCATCGTTGATGCTGCACGTCACTGTGACCTGCAG GTGCGTATTGACCATACGTCCCGAACACTAAGCTTTGGCTCGGATCTGAACTACTCGACTAAAGAGGACGCCCCCGTGGGACCGTTCCTGCAGAACATGCCTTCTGAACAGATCCGTAACCAGCTCACGGCCATGTCCTCCGCTATGGCCAAGGCCATTCAGATCATCAAACCGGCCTCCATTCTG CAAGAACGGGAGGAGCAGAGTCAGCAGGCCATCACTGCCTACCTTAAAAACGCTCGTAAGGAGCACCAGCGCATCCTGGCTCGTCGCCAGACCATCGAGGAGCGCAAGGAGCGTCTGGAGAGCCTGAACATCCAGCGTGAGAAGGAGGAGCTGGAGCAGCGCGAGGCCGAGCTCCAGAAGGTGCGCAAAGCCGAGGAGGAGCGCCTGCGCCAAGAGGccaaggagagggagaaggagcgCATCATGCAGGAGCACGAGCAGATCAAGAAGAAGACCGTGCGCGAGCGCCTCGAGCAAATCAAGAAGACCGAGCTGGGAGCCAAAGCGTTTAAAGACATCGACATTGAG GATCTGGAGGAGTTGGACCCTGATTTCATCATGGCCAAACAGGTGGAGCAGctggagaaagagaagaaagagctGCAGGAACGCTTAAAGAATCAGGAAAAGAAG atcGACTACTTTGAAAGGGCGAAGCGTTTGGAGGAAATCCCCATGATTAAAAAAGCCTACGAGGAACAGCGCATCAAAGATATGGAGCTGTGGGAGCTCCAGGAGGAGGAGAGG ATCAGCAACATGAAAGTGGAGCGTGAGAAGGCTCTCGAGCACAAAAAGAGGATGTCCAGGATGATTGAGGATAAGGAGAACTTCGTATCTAAAATAACAGCTGCCCGAAGTTTCATCTACGAG gaaaaactGAAGCAGTTCCAGGAGCGCTTGGTCGAGGAGAGGAAGCAGCGCCTCGAAGAGCGCAAGAAACAGCGCAAGGAGGAGCGACGAAACTCCTTCTATCGCCAGAAAGAGGAGGAGGCCCAGAGGATCCGGGAGGAACAGCTGAAAAAGG AGCGTGAGGAGCGCGAGCGTCAGGAGCAGGagcagagggaggaggaggagcgcgAGTACCAGGAGCGCCTGCGCAAGCTAGAGGAGCAGGAGAGGAAGCAGCGTGCCAGGCAACAGGAAATCGAGGAGCGCGAACGGCGtaaggaggaggagatgagaAGGCCCCCGGAGGAGAAGCCCAgcaaa CAGGACTGGGGTGAAAAGGAAGAGGGCGGGGGGTGGAGGAGGCGTACAGAGACCAACGACTCGGAGTGGAGACGCCCCGTTCCTGACAA GGACTGGCGTCAGGAAGGGCGCGAAGAACCCGAGCGCGAGGAGCGTGAGCCATCCTTTAGAAGAAGCGGAGAGAGTTCCCGCCGTGGGCCTTCGGATGACCGAGGCCTTCGTAGGGGCTTTGATGACGATCGTGGTCCCAGGCGTGGTGGCTTTGATGACGATCGTGGTCCCAGGCGTGGTGGCTTTGATGACGACCGTGGTCCCAGGCGTGGTGGCTTTGATGACGATCGTGGTCCCAGGCGTGGTGGCTTTGATGACGACCGTGGTCCCAGGCGTGGTGGCTTTGATGACGAGCGCGGTCCCAGGCGAGGTGGCTTTGATGACGAGCGCGGCCCCAGACGCGGTACAGATGAGGATCGTGGACCGAGAAGGGGATTTGATGATGACCGTGGTCCCCGGCGCGGATTGGATGAGCCCAAAGGATCGAGACGTGGCGCTGATGATGACTGGGGTCCTAGGAGAGGCGGCAGTGGTGATgatgagagaggaggaggaggaaggagggGCGGTGATGACCCCAGGCCTTGGAAACCTTTGGGTAAACCAG GTGgttggagagagagggagaaggccCGTGAGGAGAGCTGGGGTCCTCCGCGTAACGCTGGTACTCGTGATGATGACGATGGCGAAAACGATGAAGACGAGAATCGTGAGGGAGAGCGTTTCCGAGAGCGGCGTCCTCCCAG ggaGGAGGGAGTCTGGAGGAAAGGCGGATCTGATGAACCCAGCAGTTGGCGTGACAGTCGACGTGACGACTTTGATCGCGACGATCGGCGTGAACGCCGTGACCTCAGAGATCGCAGGGATGACCGTGATCGTGACAGGCCCTTGCCCCGGGACCCTGATGATG GCGGATCGTGGCGCCGTGGAGGAGAAGACCGCCGAGACGAACGCAAGGATGACGCTCCGCCAAGACCACGTGAGCGCGATGGGGAAAGAAGTTCCTGGcgcacagagaaagaaaaggacaaCCCACGCCGCACCAAGAACGAGACGGACGACGACGGCTGGACCACAGTGCGCCGCTAA